A portion of the Salminus brasiliensis chromosome 9, fSalBra1.hap2, whole genome shotgun sequence genome contains these proteins:
- the mier1b gene encoding mesoderm induction early response protein 1b: MQRRNMAESSLGNSSPGVSVGSDSLDFDPSAEMLVQDFDDERTMEEEELLEGETNFRNEIDDLTREGEMPIQELLNLYGYGGGGSPEEEEEEEEEEEEEEEEDEVEELDNDESSQSTEELKRNKDEVVKLCKDVESQAVSEGRSCSAKGCSTAELIRPQNRSYFQNNEADEESEEDEDYIPSEDWKKEIMVGSMYQAETPAGLCRYKENERVYENDDQLLWNPEFLPENAVVEFLTEACKRTGEETGVDAIPEGSHIKDNEQALYELVKCDFDTEEALRRLRFNVKAAREELSVWTEEECRNFEQGLKAYGKDFHLIQANKVRTRSVGECVAFYYMWKKSERYDFFAQQTRLGKRKYNLHPGVTDYMDRLLDETESAASSRAATPPPTTSSSNASQSEREEGSAQNGLSSHSCVSSSDSVPTSSAEVKSDPIHSNGADGPQPHDSNGCEPPADKNGAAKRSPDSQAADRPAKKCRTDSEPLSQVEVDSPRAKED; the protein is encoded by the exons ATGCAGCGGCGGAATATGGCGGAG TCCTCCTTGGGGAATTCAAGCCCAG GGGTTTCAGTGGGCTCGGACAGCCTGGACTTCGACCCTTCGGCGGAAATGCTCGTGCAGGACTTCGACGATGAGCGCacgatggaggaggaggagcttctggaGGGAGAGACGAACTTCCGCAACGAGATCGACGATCTAACCAGG GAAGGAGAGATGCCCATCCAGGAGCTCCTGAATCTCTATGGTTACGGAGGTGGAGGGTCCcctgaggaagaagaggaagaggaggaggaggaggaagaggaagaagaggaggatgaagtgGAGGAGCTGGATAATGATGAGAGCAGTCAGAGTACAGAGGAACTGAAGAGGAATAAA GACGAGGTGGTGAAGCTGTGTAAGGATGTGGAGAGCCAGGCTGTTTCTGAGGGTCGCTCTTGCTCTGCTAAAGGCTGCAGCACCGCTGAGCTCATACGGCCTCAGAACCGCAGCTACTTTCAGA ATAATGAAGCAGACGAGGAGTCTGAGGAGGATGAAGACTACATTCCCTCAGAGGACTGGAAAAAG GAGATCATGGTGGGCTCCATGTACCAGGCTGAAACCCCGGCGGGGCTGTGCAGATataaagagaatgagagag TGTATGAAAATGATGACCAGCTGCTGTGGAATCCTGAGTTTCTCCCAGAAAACGCTGTGGTGGAGTTTCTAACCGAGGCGTGTAAACGGACAGGAGAGGAGACCGGAGTGGACGCCATACCTGAGGGGTCACATATCAAAGACAATGAGCAG GCACTGTATGAACTGGTGAAATGTGACTTCGACACAGAAGAAGCTCTGCGGAGACTGAGGTTTAACGTCAAAGCAGCCAGAG AGGAGCTGTCTGTCTGGACGGAGGAAGAGTGCAGGAATTTTGAACAGGGTCTGAAGGCGTATGGGAAAGACTTTCATCTCATTCAAGCCAACAAG GTCAGAACGCGGTCAGTAGGAGAGTGTGTGGCGTTTTACTACATGTGGAAGAAGTCCGAGCGCTACGACTTCTTCGCACAGCAAACCCGGCTCGGCAAGAGGAAGTACAATCTTCACCCGGGAGTGAC GGATTATATGGACAGACTGCTGGACGAGACTGAGAGCGCGGCATCCAGCCGAGCGGCCACCCCACCTCCAACCACCTCCAGCAGCAacgccagccaatcagagagagaagagggctCTGCCCAAAACG GTTTAAGCAGCCACAGCTGTGTATCAAGCTCGGACTCTGTCCCAACGTCCAGCGCAGAGGTGAAGAGCGACCCCATCCATTCGAACGGCGCCGACGGCCCGCAGCCGCACGACTCCAACGGCTGCGAGCCTCCGGCCGACAAAAACGGAGCAGCGAAACGGTCGCCGGACAGCCAGGCCGCGGACAGACCGGCCAAAAAGTGCAGGACAGATTCAGAGCCCCTGAGCCAGGTGGAGGTGGACTCGCCCAGAGCGAAGGAGGACTGA